A part of Primulina eburnea isolate SZY01 chromosome 10, ASM2296580v1, whole genome shotgun sequence genomic DNA contains:
- the LOC140803876 gene encoding zinc finger protein ZAT3-like yields the protein MDNRSSDFHTPKMFSLSPGRQESSGLAKQNPRKKRSKIVTAGAASRVNKSTRKPDPAAPKITRPCTECGKRFWSWKALFGHMRCHPEREWRGINPPPYLRHHHDSEDSSAMTEEEHEVASCLLLLANGDDNQESLSTACTVNQGTPLHSLDYFYYYYQSDNNNNNNNNNDRGFECSSCKKVFGSHQALGGHRASHKNVKGCYAIAMNNVDDQEHSIEGDGTRDNQMIIGHKCSICMRVFSSGQALGGHKRCHWEKAAAEEAGGFDLNFPAMDGEDQEYASSYSSIDSACLRCPDLDLSLRV from the coding sequence ATGGATAACCGGAGCTCCGATTTCCATACGCCGAAGATGTTTTCTTTGTCTCCAGGCCGACAAGAATCCAGTGGTCTAGCCAAACAAAACCCTAGAAAGAAACGCTCCAAGATTGTGACCGCCGGAGCAGCTTCCAGAGTCAACAAATCCACAAGAAAGCCCGACCCCGCCGCACCGAAGATCACGAGGCCATGCACTGAGTGCGGCAAGAGGTTTTGGTCGTGGAAGGCCCTTTTCGGGCACATGCGCTGCCACCCGGAAAGAGAGTGGAGGGGGATCAACCCACCGCCCTACCTCCGCCACCATCATGATAGTGAAGATTCGTCCGCAATGACGGAGGAGGAACACGAGGTTGCCTCGTGTCTGCTGCTTCTGGCTAACGGGGATGATAACCAGGAATCCCTTTCTACTGCTTGCACTGTTAACCAAGGGACGCCGCTGCATTCACTTGATTAtttctattattattatcaatccgacaataataataataacaacaacaataatgaTCGAGGGTTCGAGTGTTCTAGTTGCAAGAAGGTGTTTGGGTCTCACCAGGCTCTTGGGGGACATAGGGCAAGCCACAAGAATGTGAAGGGATGCTACGCGATTGCGATGAATAATGTCGATGATCAAGAACACAGCATAGAAGGTGACGGTACTCGTGATAATCAGATGATAATTGGGCACAAATGTAGCATCTGTATGCGGGTCTTTTCGAGTGGCCAAGCATTGGGTGGACACAAGAGATGCCACTGGGAGAAGGCCGCAGCGGAGGAGGCCGGAGGTTTTGATTTGAATTTTCCAGCTATGGATGGTGAAGATCAAGAATATGCTTCATCCTACTCTTCTATAGATTCGGCCTGCTTGCGTTGTCCAGACTTAGATTTGAGTTTACGAGTTTAG